Proteins from a single region of Chanodichthys erythropterus isolate Z2021 chromosome 13, ASM2448905v1, whole genome shotgun sequence:
- the ppm1db gene encoding protein phosphatase, Mg2+/Mn2+ dependent, 1Db translates to MNPDLSLRVSVFSEQGGRKYMEDLTEVIVELEPSDDELRAAGHTDPKSDQEPVTESDPPDCTNKPLPVMVTWRNTLSTDETDGTEELLTQPAAADSRRSVAFFAVFDGHGGREAALFARDHLWDFLKKQRGFWSKDYRKVCAAIRKGFIACHHAMWKKLPEWPKTLTGLPSTSGTTASVVVIRGDRMFVAHVGDSSVVLGVREDPADKVIKAVEVTQDHKPELPKEKQRIEGLGGSVVKKSGVNRVVWKRPRLTHNGPVRRSTPIDQIPFLAVARALGDLWSYDFYSGEFVVSPEPDTSVVTLDPRRHRYIIVGSDGLWNMVPPQEAVTVCQSHDEAVAPFGMSVARRLGCHALMRWRQRMLRADNTSVIVIALPEPGKPHLPMHRDEVILSLAEGPHCDPAIGSRSNTPLIKTPDPDLSSASSESLPALERRNGLSGVSLSAEAPLEENLPYIELTDKAALTLCPSEDNWTPQMPLSSPDVSSPVGKRPRRSPLTPSSSRRRTGERSVPKRNTAKSPKRTPSVPILQHRKATLCVC, encoded by the exons ATGAATCCAGACCTATCGCTGCGAGTTAGCGTCTTCTCCGAACAAGGAGGAAGGAAATATATGGAGGATTTAACTGAGGTGATAGTGGAGCTCGAACCCAGCGACGATGAGCTGCGAGCGGCCGGACACACTGATCCAAAGTCGGACCAAGAGCCTGTCACTGAAAGCGACCCGCCGGACTGTACAAACAAGCCTTTACCCGTCATGGTAACGTGGAGAAACACACTGTCGACCGATGAGACCGACGGTACAGAGGAGCTCCTGACTCAACCGGCGGCAGCGGACAGCAGGAGATCGGTCGCATTCTTCGCTGTGTTTGACGGCCACGGAGGGCGAGAAGCCGCGCTGTTCGCTCGAGATCACCTCTGGGATTTTCTAAAGAAGCAGCGGGGGTTTTGGTCTAAGGATTACCGGAAAGTTTGTGCCGCAATACGCAAGGGCTTCATCGCTTGTCATCATGCAATGTGGAAAAAGCTTC CTGAATGGCCAAAAACATTAACTGGCCTTCCCAGTACCTCAGGCACTACAGCCAGTGTGGTGGTCATCAGAGGGGACCGCATGTTTGTGGCTCATGTCGGGGACTCGTCTGTTGTGCTGGGTGTAAGGGAAGATCCCGCTGATAAAGTGATCAAAGCTGTGGAGGTCACACAAGACCACAAGCCTGAGCTCCCGAAAGAGAAGCAGAGAATTGAGGGACTGGGAGGCAG tGTGGTGAAGAAGTCTGGTGTGAACCGTGTGGTGTGGAAGAGGCCTAGGCTAACTCACAACGGCCCGGTCAGAAGGAGCACCCCGATCGATCAGATCCCCTTCCTCGCTGTTGCCAGAGCTCTGG GTGATCTATGGAGTTATGACTTCTACAGTGGAGAGTTTGTGGTGTCTCCTGAGCCTGACACCAGTGTGGTGACCCTTGACCCAAGACGACATCGTTACATCATCGTTGGCAGTGACGGCCTTTGGAACATGGTGCCACCACAGGAGGCGGTGACTGTGTGCCAGAGCCATGATGAAGCTGTG GCACCCTTCGGGATGTCGGTTGCACGTCGGTTGGGGTGCCATGCGTTGATGCGATGGCGTCAAAGGATGCTACGTGCAGACAATACCAGCGTCATAGTTATCGCCCTTCCTGAGCCTGGCAAACCCCACCTACCTATGCACAGAGATGAAGTCATACTCAGCCTAGCAGAGGGCCCGCACTGTGACCCAGCAATAGGGTCACGCTCCAACACACCACTCATCAAG ACCCCGGATCCAGACCTGTCCTCAGCCAGCAGCGAGTCTTTGCCAGCGCTGGAGAGGAGGAATGGGCTATCAGGAGTGAGTCTCAGCGCAGAAGCCCCGTTAGAGGAAAACCTCCCTTATATTGAGCTCACGGACAAAGCTGCCTTGACTCTGTGCCCCAGTGAGGACAACTGGACCCCACAGATGCCCCTGTCCTCACCAGATGTGTCAAGTCCGGTGGGGAAGAGGCCCAGACGCAGCCCCCTCACCCCGAGCAGCTCCCGCCGGAGGACTGGGGAACGTTCCGTACCCAAACGCAACACTGCCAAGAGTCCCAAACGGACCCCCAGCGTCCCAATACTACAGCACCGCAAAGCAACCCTCTGCGTCTGCTGA